The following proteins are co-located in the Lacticaseibacillus paracasei subsp. paracasei genome:
- a CDS encoding putative polysaccharide biosynthesis protein: MHNQEMKHLMRGAWILSLSSLIAKILSAVYRVPFQNMVGDTGFYAYQQIYPIYGLGMTFALSGFPVYISKLVAEADSDEAKLTVAHQSRVILTWISWALFLGLQIFGGVIAQSMADPELLPLIQTVAFMFLTMPLLATGRGYFQGTFDMAKTATSQVVEQVVRVAVILLAAWWFLQYHWSVYQMGAVAMTGAFFGGAVAALTLWRPYRQVFGQQHFRFPGMQAYVRLISRFVREGGAITLYAALLILLQLIDSFTVTKGLTASGIAMVTAKSLKGVYDRAQPLVQLGLVVAASLSTTLLPSLTQARQARQRRQFIRSGAELVHFNLAFALAATAGLIVLMPAIDLLLFGDTAGTFALQLYAVAIVVVAMINAYNAILQSLDQYAGISVALLLGILLKAVINQPLVVKFGTAGASGATILSLGLILCLIYYAVPETIKGASAIRLFVPKLIIVTGIMAAAVYAAVGWIPLSSRMVAAGVTVVGVLLGVIIFLAAGTWLKMLTLREMLDLPGGKLYMKFLQRIKRGN, translated from the coding sequence ATGCACAACCAAGAAATGAAGCACTTGATGCGCGGCGCGTGGATTTTGAGCCTGAGCTCACTAATCGCCAAAATACTCAGTGCCGTTTATCGGGTACCGTTCCAAAACATGGTAGGTGACACCGGCTTCTATGCCTATCAACAGATTTACCCGATTTACGGATTAGGCATGACATTCGCTTTGTCCGGGTTCCCGGTTTATATTTCTAAACTAGTTGCTGAAGCGGATAGCGATGAGGCCAAGCTAACAGTCGCGCACCAAAGCCGCGTGATTTTAACATGGATCTCGTGGGCATTGTTTTTAGGCCTGCAAATCTTTGGTGGCGTGATCGCGCAATCCATGGCAGATCCGGAATTGCTGCCGTTGATTCAAACGGTGGCTTTCATGTTCTTGACGATGCCGTTGCTGGCCACAGGCCGCGGTTATTTTCAAGGCACTTTTGATATGGCTAAAACAGCCACTAGTCAGGTTGTTGAGCAAGTCGTGCGTGTTGCCGTGATTCTGCTAGCAGCTTGGTGGTTTTTGCAATATCATTGGAGCGTTTATCAGATGGGTGCTGTGGCAATGACCGGTGCATTCTTCGGCGGCGCGGTGGCTGCATTGACGTTATGGCGGCCATATCGGCAAGTGTTTGGTCAGCAGCACTTTCGTTTTCCGGGGATGCAGGCTTATGTACGTCTCATTAGCCGGTTTGTCCGTGAAGGCGGGGCGATCACACTTTACGCAGCTTTGTTGATTTTGTTGCAGCTGATTGATAGCTTTACGGTTACAAAAGGGCTCACAGCTTCAGGTATCGCCATGGTGACTGCGAAAAGTCTTAAAGGGGTTTATGACCGGGCACAGCCTTTAGTGCAATTGGGCCTTGTAGTAGCGGCATCCTTGTCGACAACGCTTTTACCGAGTCTGACTCAGGCGCGCCAAGCCCGCCAGCGCCGTCAGTTTATTCGCAGCGGTGCCGAATTGGTGCATTTTAATTTAGCATTCGCATTGGCGGCGACAGCTGGCTTGATTGTTTTGATGCCGGCTATTGATTTGCTGCTGTTTGGAGACACAGCCGGGACATTTGCGCTGCAACTATATGCGGTTGCTATTGTTGTTGTCGCCATGATCAATGCCTATAATGCTATTTTGCAAAGTCTTGATCAGTATGCCGGCATTAGCGTCGCGCTGTTGCTAGGCATATTGCTTAAAGCCGTCATCAACCAGCCGCTTGTCGTGAAGTTCGGTACTGCCGGGGCAAGTGGTGCAACGATTCTCTCACTGGGCTTGATCCTTTGCTTGATTTATTATGCAGTTCCTGAGACGATCAAAGGTGCTAGTGCCATCCGTCTGTTCGTCCCTAAGTTAATCATCGTGACCGGTATCATGGCCGCGGCAGTCTACGCTGCTGTCGGTTGGATTCCGTTAAGCTCCCGGATGGTGGCAGCGGGTGTGACAGTCGTTGGGGTATTACTTGGGGTCATCATTTTCTTAGCCGCAGGGACTTGGCTTAAAATGCTAACGCTGCGAGAAATGCTCGATTTGCCAGGCGGTAAACTATATATGAAGTTCTTACAACGGATAAAGCGAGGTAATTAA
- a CDS encoding RNA-binding S4 domain-containing protein, which produces MRLDKFLKVSRIIKRRTVAKEIADKGRIMINDKPAKSSSDVRVGDTLVINFGNKTLTVRADDLVETTKKNDAAGMYTVLKEDYKETF; this is translated from the coding sequence ATGCGATTAGATAAGTTTTTAAAAGTCTCTCGAATTATTAAGCGGCGCACAGTTGCCAAAGAAATTGCCGATAAAGGGCGAATTATGATCAATGATAAACCAGCTAAGTCAAGCTCTGATGTTCGTGTGGGGGATACGTTAGTGATTAACTTTGGCAACAAGACGCTTACTGTCCGAGCGGATGATTTGGTTGAAACCACCAAGAAAAATGACGCAGCGGGGATGTACACGGTTTTGAAAGAGGATTATAAAGAAACATTTTAA